AGAAAATGTGAGCAAAATACGTTTAAAATTATTGGAGTATTTTTATGGGTCAACCCATTAAAACCATTAACCCACTAATTTTTATGAGTTATGGTATTATCCAATCCATTTGCTTAATGGGTTGGGTTAAGTCATGATCCAAAAAGAACTCAATCCatatggatatggtttggtttgggttggtTTACCCATTTTGACACTCGTATAATTGTATATGgccttatatttgtatataaagaattataataactattaatatctaataaaattcatacatactttataaatcatttataaaaattataaatacatttataaaattatttatcttggcttatcatatgttttaaattatgataagaggttttaatttatttataaaagtttataaattaagttataaaatttatttttaaatttattttatattaaatgataaatcacttaattttttttttttaggtgtTGATCATATGTagagtttgagaaaaaaatattataattcatttgttaatggattttcaattttatttattttatgagtaCGAAAATTAGTTCTAGAATTAGTTATTTGCACAAAATAAtttatggtaattaaatatgtgatttatataatatatataatatatataatacttcaTATAATCATTTTTAGCAATCAAGTATttctaaactatataaaatatttcaaaagtttcaGTGTTATATaccttcaaaacttaaataattttattaaaaactgaatcatgaatatttatcaaaaaaatatttaaaatagtcatatttatattttttaacaactattcttagaaaaaatatttaacaaaaacacataatgatgaaaacatattttaattcgaaatattataataaatatattgttacaaAACATTCAAACCCGCGAAACCGCGGGCATCCACCTAGTACAAGGTAAGTAGGTAAGCAAAGGTAAGGTTGCTATAACTTTGATATACTTGCAACACATAACACAACTTTGGTTAGCCAGAAAAAAATACCGCTCCTAAAACATTTTGAGTCcaatacaaaactaaaaatagaggtcctaaatgataactaaaatattaaattgttaaaagttaaaataaaaatttacaatatcTTCAAGACTAATAAAAGTTTATCAATcttaaaaattatcatttttaatctttttatataatataagaaaataatatttaaaattgtattatGTTACATGTTTGATCAGGATTGTTCTTATATTTGTTAGAAAAAAGAGTATAGATTGTTAGTTTTATGTTGTACAAAATTGTAGGCTCCATACCGATGTTTCTTCTGTATGTAGTCAAGACCGGACCTGTCCAGAAactgaaagaaacaaaaaaaaactcaagcaTCTTTTAGGGTCTGTAATCCACAATAATACACATTGTGGAACTTTTATGATCATCAGTTGTATTTTGCCATTTAGGTCGAACAATtttctgaaaagaaaaaaaaacattcttgaATTACAAATATACAATGACAGTCTTCAAGCAATTAAAATCTGAACATTTTACAGAAGCTACGGAGGAGGAACCAAGAACTCAACAACAATGGTATCTTCCACATAACCACCAACCTTCTCCTTCACCAACTCCCCGTGAGTCTCAACTTCGCCAAGATCCTTAAAATACACAACCGATCCAATCGAGAAACCCTTTGCTCTCGCCGGAGAGAAGTTTTCTCCCACACTGATCTCACGATACTCCTCCTTAACCACTTCCATAATCTCCTTCTTGGTCTCGTCGGTGACGTTCTCTTTCAACTTCAGCAACGCGACTTTCGCAACAGAACCTCCAGGAGGTTTTAGGACTCGAGGGACATGATCGGCGATCCAGTCAACGGACATGATGTCTTCCCATATCGGCATAGTTGCCTGTACGACGCGAAGGTGGTCGGGATGTGCGACGTACGCGCTGAGTTCTTCTTTGGATCTGTACCGGCTGTGGAGGACGTGAGTGAAGGTGGAGGCGGATCTGAGGCGGTGGATTGGAGCGGCTGAGATGTAAAGAACTTGGCCGATGGTGGCGAGGCTGTTGAGGTCGTTGACCATGGCGTCGATCTTGTCGGAGTCAACGTCGTCTTTGACTTTGAAAAGGACGACGTGCTCGATGATCTGAGACATGGCAGCGTAGTGAGGAGAAAGGTTGACGGAGATTAAAATGTTTTAAGAGATGAAGATAGCGATtatatgaagaaaacaaaattgattGGAAATGAATAAAAGAATCTTTAGTGATCAAGATAGTCCAAAAAGGAAACAAGTGCTCCACAAAATTAAAGAATCGGAAAAGCTTTTCCTGTTTAAATCGttactataaaatatattaattataaaaaatcttCTAAACAAGATTATCCAATTATTGAAAGAAGATGATGTCTAACAAAataatccaaaattttaaataactaaaaataaaattgtagaaaatataaaaagtattttatgtgtatgtttttattttacaatttacagaaaaaaacatattagtcataaatgcttctaaaacttttttttggagGCTATTCttctaaaaatttaacaaaatatttttaagaatacAGTTTTATGCACCTAAAACCCACAAATCTAGGCACACCATATATAAGTTTTCATTATACTATCAAAtatcaaacattttaattaGGTCATGGTTGAAATAAATGATGGACAAAACTTTCTTAAATACtaaatatgaattattttatcTACACACTAAGGGGGTGTATTCAATTTAACATTTGAtgtgatttaatttttaatagggttttagatgattttaataAGTTGAAGagatttaattgatttttgttaatctactctagaatatcacctaaaactatgggatttgggttttaatttttttaactaagaaatcctacccaaacaccctaaaatcacctgaaaactttaagggggatgtattcaatttaacatttgatgtgatttgatttttaatagggttttaaatgatttcaataagttgcagagatttaagtgatttttgttaaactactcaagaatatcacctaaaattatgggatttgagttttaatttttttaactaagaaatcctacccaaacaccctaaaatcacctgaaaactttaaaactccacaacttaaaatattttcaataacagtggatttcagagtattttaagaaatgtcaaattcaataacagtggattttaaatgagtttttaaaattcatgtttcaataacaatggatttgtCATTTAAATACAAATCACCTGAAACTCTCGGTTGAATACATCCCCCTAAagcaaaatattttacaaatccAAATTTATCTACGGTTAACGAATATAAAGAATAACTAGATTTCGATCTGCGCGCCTATGCATATGTATTTTTCACAATAtgttactatttatttttcatttcattatttaggattggaaaaaaaaacaaatctgaagAATCTAACCGATTCCGATCCAAAAAAATAGTATCAGATCCGTACCGGAATTGAtcaaatatctgaattattcaaaattttgctATTTAGAGAACTGAAATCTAATccgatccaaaccaaaatatttcggGTATCCAAATGTAtatgaaatagatttatatacttatatatattaattatttttagatttaatgtatataaaaacatccagaatatatatgatacttttaaattggtttaaatacttgaaaatatatacaaatagtcaaaagtaaatatctaaaatagttaaaatatattcaaaacaccaaaaacttttaaaagaattattgattctctatccaaatatttaaaccaaacaaatttttatgttaagtttaggtactgttacatatgttattcaaatttatataaaatatattattttgtttatagattttgagaaatttaaactatatagtgaattttaaaatttaaaaaataatttaaataggttatttCAATCCAAacaaaacccgcaaagatccgaccATGAaccaaattttagaaatatccGAATGTTGAAATCTTTGATCTCGAAAACCTCAAACCCAAAGAGACCCGAACTGAACCTGAATGGGTATCCGCCCACCCCtagtcactattatatatcatatatgtgtcatcatataattagtcttattttatatgtaccatcatataaataataatataattaatagtattttatatgtaccatcatataaataattatattatatttttaaattttagtgtgaaatataaaaccaataatttaagtttatgtttcaaattgggctttgtattgaaaacatttttataatttttattggaaaatattttagtaaaattcaattttgaatatatgtatatttttgaatgaaattttgatataaattaattttaaattattattttgatttaaaatacgcatatcaagtaacataagcccattactttgtaatataatataatgaacttccaatttttcttaataacataagctaaattttaattttacatttttttcttaatatactgCTATACATGCATGTTTTCaaataacattatatatttttttattgctatCATTGTTTTCAAACAATTCCTAAAgatacttctattttaataagatagatgtttgaaattgagttttgtattgtatttttcttatatatatattgaaaatattttttaaaatttttattcgaaaatattttagtaaatttatattttgaatatatgtatatttttgaatgaaattttgatataaattaattttaaattattattttgatttgaaatatgtatatcgAGTAACATATAAGCTCATATTACtttgtaatataatataatggacttccaatttttcttaataacatgagtctattacatttttttcttaatatactgctaaacatgtttccaaacaacattatattttttttttactatcgttgtttccaaacaattcctAAAGatacttctactttaataagatagatatgtatatcaagtaacataagcCTATTACtttgtaatataatataatggacttctaattttttttaataatattacgtATAAATGTTTCcaaataacattatttttttcgtTGCTATCATTGTTTCTAAAGAATTAAAGGtatttctaaaaatagattATATCAAACTATAATGGGCCTTGACAGTTATATCCTCCGTACCTTATTACAGCCCATTAGACGAACCTACAACGtctgtgtgtttgtttgtgggGGAGATGAAACCTAGGATTcctataaagttttttttttcttgaacattTTCTAGGATTCCTATAAAGTTAAATCAGCTTTGACATAAACGTACGATTTTATCTTTGATTAGATCGATTATCTTAGCaagttgtatttaaaatatttgatgctATGCTTTAACGAATTTTGTGAatttaaatacaattaatattGGGATGACATTTAactcattaattaaaatttaataatacaaagacaaaaagagaaaaccaaaagaaattgATGGACTCAAATCAAATCCTCATTCCAAGGTGATTTGGACCTTTACCTActaattatgtttttgtttgtacGTACGTGTCTGATAACGTCACACGTGTACATACATATAAACTGTACGAATACATATCATCACCTCCTATACGGCTATACGTATATTCACTTCAACTACATATGACGTAAAAAGGGGCTAAAAACTAAAGCCCCAGATCAAAAAGGGGttaaaaactaattaatcaTAAACTCATAATTTCTGATAAAATTTGAgttaataaacttttttttttttttaataaaatatattttattcatttcttCACCGAAGGGCATCGGAACAGAACAATACAGCCGGTACACCGGAGAAACTTCAATCCTAGATTACGGGTGATTTAAGCTAGGCTAAAAATTACAGGTTTAAACAGAGAAGATATAAGGTTGTGGGGAAGAAGACTGAAGAAGCACGCTCCCTCCTCCGTTAGACACCGCAGACACCAGATCCAGTTTCCAGAGACTTCTCACGGCAGAAGTGTCGGAGGCCCGCCAGATCCATCGCCAGTTACCATCAACGGAACCACCCACGGAATGTCCCGCGGCCACAAAGCATCGACTTCAAAATGAGACCAACTCCAAAACCCTAACCGCCGTTAGCCGCAACAGCTTCACCGCCTCACATGTCCGAGAGATTGTGTGTACCTCCACTCTTTGCGGCGGAGAAAGGAAGAAGACGCGCCGGCGAGTTTCAAGACATAAGGGAACCGCCATCCCGGATGTGAGATCCACCGACACCGACGAACAACCCTTTCAATCGGAGCTTAACCCCAGCCCCAATGACTGACAAGCGGGTTCCGGCTGTGTCACCGTCGTCCTCTAACGGCGCACACCAACCTCACACCGACGAGTCACCAGAGCGGGATTTCTAGGGGCCACCGCTTCAGAAAACCCTCCCGAGTCACAACAAAGAGAGAGGGTCACCTCCTAGTAGCACTGGGTCTTGCCTATCCCGTCTCGTCGAGCAGTTTCCGGAGAGGGAGAGCCACTACGAATACCAACATCGCCGCCGGAGCACCGTAGTGTCTCCACCCTTTACAATCGGTGTTTGGGTTTTTAAGAGAACGAGGAGAGAAGCGGGTGTGTTTCAATGCCTCTCAAAGGCTTTCGAAATGAGTTAATAAACTTCATTAAAAGAGTAAGGATTTGCCAAATGCATGGCCAAAAGATAACAGGTTTTCCTATAAATGTTAGTTTTATTACGTTATATTAGAGTTATCACTGTAAATGATACAACCCAAAAATAACTATGtaagttcaaaaatataatttcttttctaGTCAAAGCTTTTCTAAATAACGTTGTACATCCTAACGTGGCATCGTATTCTAAAGTTACCCCTTTAGTGACGTAGGAACGAATAAATAGTGCACGGATGGGCGTGAGTTTATAATTTCAATCATATGATGCGTGCGTCCTTATGCTAAACTAGTGAAGTTTGAATATATTAtagcaaaatatattttaattcaaaaatattataacaataaatcgaaagaaataaaatgatgagaaaattaattgtaaaattaattatagCTAGCCGtttgatgttaaaaaaattatttatagctATTATGTGGGCTTCATACCTACTCTATTTATCGATATAATTCTATACAATTCTTCATAACtcgtaatttttaattttttttttcttaaaaggaAGTGAgaggaaaagagagaaaatgatGAAAAATGCCGCACCAGTCATTTCATTGGATTCCCTTCAAAGATGGTATCATCTATTCCAACATTTTGTACATGTCTTAACATATTCTTTATCGTCTTTTTCACTAACTGAATTAAACCTTTTAAAATTTGCAGTATACATTAATAAAGCAATTTCTTTAACTTTCATATAGATCTACACAGTacttatttcaaattttattaactttaaatCCAATAATGGAATCGTTCTTGTAAAAGTTTCGATTATATCCAATAATCAAAACTTTTGTATACGTATTTTGCATCCACTCCTTTCCTAAcgaacttattaaagatttaaaTTTGAGCTATCACTCTGATAAAAACAGTATCAAGTCAGGACTTTTTCAAATACccaatagaaaatatatagatatcaagGACGTTGTCGAAGAGCTAACGAATAAAATTGATACCTAGCTAAAGCCAGTAAAGTATGTAATGTAAAACATCAACCCAGCTCGTCATTAACTCAAaccaaaatacaaacaaaactgCAAAGCTAACGATCCCGACATGTTAGCAAGCATCATTCCATTACAGCAAACATAATTTGAAAGTTAcaaaataactaattaaaaatagataGGGTGTTCGATTAATTATCAGAACCTAccacaaattcaaaattatcagAACCTAGAAAATACCAAAGAGAGAGCGAAAAAAGcaagtcaaaaagaaaagaagcaaaACATCACACTACACTTCATATAATATACCTtcaattattgtatttgaaccaAACCATAAGCTTGAGATTGATCATACCATGAGAACATCCACAAAGCCCTAACTATAAACTTAACTTATTTTTTGATTTGTTGACCATGTgcgaaaagaaagaaaagctcTACATCTGGAGGAGCAAAGAAAGAGATTTGTCTCCTACTCAAAGCAAAGTTCTGCGTCACCTTTTGCTTCTTTGGCGCCGGCGGACACGTCAGCATCTCCGGTATTCGTGACTTCTTAGATATCGGAGTACAACATCCACTGGCTGGAATCGTCGACGTTGACGTAGCGGTTGACGATATTGAAGTGGATAATGACGTTGAAGTGACGTCACTACTGGTACTACATGGAGGAGATGGGTTCTtgattccttttcttcttcttgtagtTGTTCTTCTTATTGGTTTCTTTCCTTTTGATGCCATTTTAAGACCAAACTAAGAGAGAAGATACGATAGAGAGAAAAGAAAGTCTGTGAAACTATTGTATCTGAGGagcatatatatgtattataaacATTATTGGAAGTTTTACTTTAAAGCTCTTAATTTTGACTGGAAAAAGTTTCTACCAGGAGAGAAGATAAAGCCAAGAAAAAAGAGATTGATAAGAATTTGGAAACTAAAGAAAAAGGGTTTCTTTTTGGTAGAGGATATCAATGCATGTAATAAGTCACTGTGAGGTGTGAAATGGGTACGCTTTGTTTTACttaaatattcataaaataaaacaagagcAAAATAATGGTAGTATTTTAGGATTATCTCAATTCATGGCATTATATCAAAACTTGTAGTTTATCACCATGTAATTTTACATGATTTATCTCTTCATGCatgttataaatttatcaatggTTTAAAGTAAATCTCGGTTCATAATTAACAATAAAATCCTAATTGATTAAAAT
The window above is part of the Brassica napus cultivar Da-Ae chromosome C3, Da-Ae, whole genome shotgun sequence genome. Proteins encoded here:
- the LOC111204784 gene encoding stress-response A/B barrel domain-containing protein UP3-like translates to MSQIIEHVVLFKVKDDVDSDKIDAMVNDLNSLATIGQVLYISAAPIHRLRSASTFTHVLHSRYRSKEELSAYVAHPDHLRVVQATMPIWEDIMSVDWIADHVPRVLKPPGGSVAKVALLKLKENVTDETKKEIMEVVKEEYREISVGENFSPARAKGFSIGSVVYFKDLGEVETHGELVKEKVGGYVEDTIVVEFLVPPP
- the BNAANNG22290D gene encoding cyclin-dependent protein kinase inhibitor SMR9, giving the protein MASKGKKPIRRTTTRRRKGIKNPSPPCSTSSDVTSTSLSTSISSTATSTSTIPASGCCTPISKKSRIPEMLTCPPAPKKQKVTQNFALSRRQISFFAPPDVELFFLFAHGQQIKK